The DNA sequence TTTGATTATTCCAGCAAAAGGAGAATCGATCAATTTATTGCCAGAAAGAAAAGAAAAATTTTTAAAATTTAAAAATAAATAAATTTGCCATAAAAAGTAAGAAATTATTGGAATAAAAAACATCATTGCTTTTTTAAAATGCTTTTTTAAAACAAAATAGAGTATTATTGAGAAAACAACTGTAATTGATGTTTCTCTTGTTAAAACAGCAAATGTTGCCAGAATAACAGATAGAACATATTTATTACTTAAATAAAAAAATAAAGCAACCATTAAGAAAAATATATTCAATGGTTCTGCAAGACATCTTGTAATTGGAGCAAAGAAACCCGGGAAAAGAGTAAAAATAATCGCAATTGAATTAGGAATATTAAAAAATTTTAGAAATTTCAATAAAAAATAAATGCACCCGAGAAGAGCAAAAATATTAATAAAAAATAATAAGTATGGAACGATTTTTTTCTGACCAAAAGAAAAAAAATATGCCAATAAGGGATAGCCAATCCGCCCATATCGATATGGAGGATTGTCAATGTTTTCAATGTAATCCTTACTTATTAAGAAAGGATCAAGAGAAATATAGTAAAAAAATTGCCCATCGTATCCTGGGCTATTCTTATGAATGTAAATATCTTCATTTATTCTTGAAAAATCCTTTATGAATTGGTCTCCAATATAAAGGAAGCCAGTAATATCCCAATTAAATTTTGGTAAATGAAGGAAGATTAATGAAATACAAATAAGTAAAGCAAAAATATAAGGGGTTAGCTTAGAATTAAGAGCTAATTTACCAAACAAGGTTATCTTTTTAATAATGAATGGAATGAGTTTTTTCCTAACGAATGAAAAGAGATGGGCTAATAACCTGATGGTTTTTAATGTGATAAAGGAAAAAAAATAAGCTAATAAATTGATTATTTTTAATACAGTATTCTTTAATTTTAAGTAAACATCAGGGATGTTCAATATTAAATGCAGAATTATAGAATTTATAAATATTAAGAAAAAAGACATAACAAAAAAACTTCTTGAAGGATAAACGATTTTATAATCGGAAAAATGGTTAAAAAAAGAAAATGAAGATAAAATAAAAAAATTTAATAAATATATGTATTTTGATAAACTGATAGCTTTGGTGATTGGCGTATTGAATAAGAAACAGAGAACAGACGAATAAGATATTCCTAAAATAATTGTATAAAATAAAATTATTAAAAAAATTAATGGTGAAAATTTCTGTGGCTTAATTTGAATAAAATCATCCACCATATATCCTGGAAGGACTCCAGTGCTAAATCCTTTTACATTTGATAATTTAAGATATTGAATATTTAAAGGAACTAATGGCTCAGAGGTATTTACAAATGTTATTGAATTTTCTCCCTTTTGTATTACTTCATGAGGAATATTAATAAAATATTCTCTTTCTTCCTTTATTTCGAGGGTATTTAAGTCTTTTCCATTTGCTAAGATTTTTAATTTAAACGGGTTGGAGCATAAAATTTTCGGAGATATTTTAATAAGCAATTTAGCCCCTTCTTCAGGTATATTATTTAATTTAATAATACCCAATCTATTGTTAAAAATAACAATTGGTTCTTCATATTCATCATAGGAAAATAGGAAGCCTTCAGAGAAAATCTCTTTAAATCTCTCTTCAGATAATTCAATTCTTCTAAATACGAGATTAAAATCTGGGTTAATTTGATTCACAAAAAAATAGCTGAATGCCAATGAGAATAACAACCAGGTAAACAGAGCTCTCAATAGGGCAGGATGTTTAATTTCTAAGATTAACTTAAAATTCATTAAGGAATTATATCACAGTTCAAAATAGTTCTCTGAATCTCATGGAATAAAGAAAAGTAGTGAAATTGACAGAGTTTCTAAAAAAATTTATAATTCAGCTTAGTGAAAAAAGAACCACGAATAATAGCTATAATCCCTTCCTTTAATGTGGAATCCACTTTAGGAAGTGTAGTGGAAAATGTTAAGAAATTAGTAGATGAGATAATTGTGGTGAATGATGGAAGCGTTGATAGGACAAGGAAGATAGCAGAAGGATATGATGTGGATATTGTTGATCATTTAAAAAATATGGGACTTGGCTATGCCCTGAGAATGGGATTTGAGGAGGCAATGAAAAAAGATTTTGATGCTGTCATAACAATCGATGGAGATGGTCAGCATACGATAGAAGATATAAAGGAAATTATTGAAGTTTATAAGAAAGAAAGAAATTCTGTTATTTTAGGTTCCAGGCTTAAAAATAAAGCTGAATGGAAAAATTTCCCCAGAGCAAGGCTTATCGGGAATCTTTTAATGACATTCCTCACAAATTTAGCGTGTCAGAGAAAAATTACCACTGATTCTCAGAGCGGGCTAAGAGTGATTGAGAGGAATGTGCTTGAAAAGATAAGACTTAAAAGCAAAAGGATGGAGATAGCTTCAGAGATTGTGATGGAGGCTCATAAAAGGGGATTCAAGATCCATGAGATTCCCATAAAGGCGATCTACAGGGGGGAGAAATCCAATTATAGTGTTATCTTTGATACTCTTAGAATATTCTTTGTCATAGCAAGAAAGGCACTAGGGATGTATAAATTAAGATCCGGCAAATGAAAAAGGCTTAGCCTGAGCATTTTATTTTATCGACTTTATTTCCAGATAATCAATATAAAAATCTGTATGGGCATAATTTAGAACCTGTATCTTCCATTTGGATGTTTTCGAAAGCTGAATCCTCCATTTTATAGGGATAAAAAGAGAAGGCATCTTAAATTCATGGGAGTATACTATCTTTCTTTTCCTGAGCTTTCCGTCCTCTCTTAGAAGAATTAGTTGACATACTGGAGTATCTTTAAGGATATGGGATGGGGTTTTCATAAAAAATGTTATCTCAGTGGTTCCTTCCTTGA is a window from the Acidobacteriota bacterium genome containing:
- a CDS encoding glycosyltransferase family 2 protein, with the protein product MKKEPRIIAIIPSFNVESTLGSVVENVKKLVDEIIVVNDGSVDRTRKIAEGYDVDIVDHLKNMGLGYALRMGFEEAMKKDFDAVITIDGDGQHTIEDIKEIIEVYKKERNSVILGSRLKNKAEWKNFPRARLIGNLLMTFLTNLACQRKITTDSQSGLRVIERNVLEKIRLKSKRMEIASEIVMEAHKRGFKIHEIPIKAIYRGEKSNYSVIFDTLRIFFVIARKALGMYKLRSGK
- a CDS encoding AZOBR_p60025 family cell surface glycopolymer formation protein, giving the protein MNFKLILEIKHPALLRALFTWLLFSLAFSYFFVNQINPDFNLVFRRIELSEERFKEIFSEGFLFSYDEYEEPIVIFNNRLGIIKLNNIPEEGAKLLIKISPKILCSNPFKLKILANGKDLNTLEIKEEREYFINIPHEVIQKGENSITFVNTSEPLVPLNIQYLKLSNVKGFSTGVLPGYMVDDFIQIKPQKFSPLIFLIILFYTIILGISYSSVLCFLFNTPITKAISLSKYIYLLNFFILSSFSFFNHFSDYKIVYPSRSFFVMSFFLIFINSIILHLILNIPDVYLKLKNTVLKIINLLAYFFSFITLKTIRLLAHLFSFVRKKLIPFIIKKITLFGKLALNSKLTPYIFALLICISLIFLHLPKFNWDITGFLYIGDQFIKDFSRINEDIYIHKNSPGYDGQFFYYISLDPFLISKDYIENIDNPPYRYGRIGYPLLAYFFSFGQKKIVPYLLFFINIFALLGCIYFLLKFLKFFNIPNSIAIIFTLFPGFFAPITRCLAEPLNIFFLMVALFFYLSNKYVLSVILATFAVLTRETSITVVFSIILYFVLKKHFKKAMMFFIPIISYFLWQIYLFLNFKNFSFLSGNKLIDSPFAGIIKTSKMLKNFSFPFNTLEYKFIYSFYLLLLMIAFILSIKYLIQDKNPFSFSFFFYITSYFFLSENIWAQFSYMRVTSEGIIFFLINSIINRDRNYLMLLIIFLFLLFLQLKMNALVI